In Candidatus Kaelpia imicola, one DNA window encodes the following:
- the glyS gene encoding glycine--tRNA ligase subunit beta, which produces MASKSDFLIELGAEEIPSNLIESISEQFKDSFIATLCKEGVKVERADIEAAATSKRLLLFGELNSESESKEVTLQGPSEKIAYDKDGKPTQALAGFVKSQGVLIEDAFIESTDRGRYLFIKKREKSRKTEDIIVQALLGIISDISIPRYMKWDSSSFKFTRPIRSILLIFGSTILKRDFNGIKSSDFTLIRESSSIKRVKVGSKEGYFKELKARGIVLSIKEREKRIKSLLDREAKKAGFKLYPQAELLAEVVNLVQSPAVIRCSFNKSYLKLPKVVLMASMAKYQRVFALVDKDSKLENQFLAVLDSSPKNKSSIRRHYEFVLDARLRDAALFYNEDIESSLDSRVERLKGIVLHDELGTLLDKTSRLKLMAKEISKILNFDDKKTKDFIRSVELSKVDLLTKMVYEFPSLEGVMGGIYAGHQRESKGVAAAIAEHYKPRSNDDSLPNTELGALLSLVDKLYNVAGILGIGVVPSGSTDPFTIRRQIQSIVRILIQYQLEISLENLFSLAFMLFKNSLSEDYDRVKNIFLSIAGERFSLLMADAGIASDLVEAVSEVNFKVPSEVYLRLRQLLNIYETEDFYKALKVAERTGRIVKDKGELTGSIDRRLLKEREELELYKVYLEVEDKIAERVDKREYGKAAILYGKSFYDIIDRFFSEVLVNVDEKKLRENRKLLLSEVNRLLTERVLNPKEMEVLKDAKSTQRKNRSNND; this is translated from the coding sequence ATGGCCTCAAAGTCTGATTTCTTAATAGAGCTTGGAGCTGAAGAGATTCCATCTAATCTGATAGAGTCCATATCAGAGCAATTTAAAGATAGTTTTATTGCAACTCTCTGTAAGGAGGGGGTAAAGGTAGAGAGAGCAGATATAGAAGCAGCTGCAACCTCCAAGCGCCTTCTTCTCTTTGGAGAGCTTAATAGTGAGAGCGAGTCTAAAGAGGTAACTCTTCAAGGTCCAAGTGAAAAAATTGCTTACGATAAAGATGGCAAACCTACTCAGGCTCTAGCTGGATTTGTTAAATCTCAAGGAGTCTTAATTGAAGATGCATTTATAGAGTCTACAGATAGAGGGAGATATCTATTTATAAAGAAGAGAGAGAAGTCCCGAAAGACAGAGGATATAATAGTCCAAGCATTGCTTGGTATAATATCAGATATATCTATTCCAAGGTATATGAAGTGGGATAGCTCCAGTTTTAAGTTTACCCGCCCTATCAGATCGATTCTCCTGATCTTCGGCTCAACTATTTTAAAAAGGGATTTTAATGGTATTAAGTCATCTGACTTTACTTTAATACGGGAATCTTCAAGCATAAAGAGAGTAAAAGTAGGTTCAAAAGAGGGTTACTTTAAAGAGTTAAAGGCGAGAGGTATAGTCCTCTCTATTAAAGAGCGAGAGAAGAGAATAAAGAGCCTCTTAGATAGAGAGGCTAAGAAGGCAGGGTTTAAGTTATACCCTCAAGCTGAACTATTGGCTGAAGTGGTAAATTTAGTCCAAAGCCCTGCTGTTATAAGATGCAGTTTCAATAAGAGTTATCTTAAGCTTCCCAAGGTAGTTCTCATGGCCTCTATGGCAAAATACCAGAGGGTCTTTGCTCTGGTTGACAAGGATTCTAAACTGGAAAATCAGTTCTTGGCTGTATTAGATTCAAGCCCTAAGAATAAGAGCTCTATAAGGCGTCATTATGAGTTTGTACTGGATGCCCGTCTCAGGGATGCAGCGCTCTTCTATAATGAGGATATAGAGAGTTCATTGGATAGCAGAGTAGAGAGGTTAAAGGGTATAGTCTTGCATGATGAGTTAGGGACTTTGCTGGATAAGACCAGCAGACTCAAGTTAATGGCTAAAGAGATATCAAAGATACTTAACTTCGACGATAAAAAGACCAAGGACTTTATCCGTTCAGTTGAGCTCTCCAAGGTAGACCTATTGACAAAGATGGTCTATGAGTTCCCTTCTCTTGAAGGTGTCATGGGCGGGATCTACGCCGGGCATCAGAGAGAGAGTAAAGGAGTAGCTGCTGCAATAGCTGAGCATTATAAGCCGAGGAGTAATGATGACAGCTTACCCAATACAGAGTTAGGGGCATTGCTATCATTGGTTGATAAGCTCTACAATGTAGCCGGAATCTTAGGTATTGGCGTGGTTCCGTCAGGAAGTACGGACCCTTTTACAATAAGGCGTCAGATTCAATCTATTGTCAGAATACTTATTCAATACCAGCTTGAGATCTCACTTGAAAATCTCTTCTCACTTGCCTTCATGCTCTTTAAGAACTCTTTAAGTGAAGATTATGATAGAGTAAAAAACATATTCTTATCAATCGCGGGAGAGAGGTTCTCTCTCTTAATGGCTGATGCGGGTATAGCCTCTGATCTGGTAGAGGCTGTATCAGAGGTTAATTTCAAGGTTCCATCCGAGGTCTATCTAAGGCTGAGACAGCTTCTCAATATCTATGAAACAGAAGATTTTTATAAGGCTCTCAAGGTTGCCGAGAGGACCGGGAGAATAGTAAAAGATAAAGGAGAGTTAACCGGCAGTATTGATAGAAGACTATTAAAAGAGAGAGAAGAGCTGGAACTTTACAAGGTATATCTTGAGGTAGAAGATAAGATTGCAGAGAGAGTAGATAAAAGAGAGTATGGTAAAGCAGCTATTTTGTACGGAAAGAGTTTTTATGATATAATAGACAGGTTTTTTAGCGAGGTCTTGGTTAACGTGGATGAAAAAAAATTAAGAGAGAACAGAAAGCTGCTTCTCTCTGAAGTTAATAGACTATTAACTGAAAGGGTTTTAAATCCAAAAGAAATGGAGGTATTAAAAGATGCAAAGTCAACCCAGCGCAAAAACAGATCCAACAATGACTGA
- the ppdK gene encoding pyruvate, phosphate dikinase: MTDKYIYSFSSGKADGDAAMKNLLGGKGANLAEMTNLGIPVPAGFTISTQSCIYYTEHNEWPRGLEAELRQAIKNLEEVTAKGFGDRENPLLVSVRSGARVSMPGMMDTILNLGLNDDAVQGLIKKTDNPRFAYDAYRRFIQMFGSVVLEIEHSKFEKLIEKKKEDKGAEIDTDLKAEDLKELVGEYKALVKEETGKDFPDEAWDQLVESTNAVFKSWGNKRANTYRELNKIPHDLGTAVNIQTMVFGNMGDTSGTGVAFTRDPSTGERVYYGEFLINAQGEDVVAGIRTPEPLADLEREMPAIYKELTAIFDKLETHYKDMQDLEFTIEDNTLYLLQTRTGKRTALSAVNIAVDMVNEGLIDEREAIMRVMPEQLDRLLHPMIDPKESITVIAKGLPASPGAAVGKVVFESDDAIEMAKNGEKVVLVRTETSPEDIGGMASAEGILTARGGMTSHAAVVGRGMGKCCVVGCTAISINEEEEYLSVGELKIERGDTITLNGSTGDVIQGRVKLIEPEVSGNFRTLMEWADKYKTLGVRTNADSPGDAKVALDFGAEGIGLCRTEHMFFGEDRIKAVRKMILADNKEAREESLLKLLPLQQGDFKGIFEVMDGLPVTIRLLDPPLHEFLPQGDEDIERVANDLGIEKRELKSKVEQLKEFNPMLGHRGCRLGITYPEIYKMQAEAIFKAQGEVQKSGKNAIVEVMIPLVGDVNELKGLKQDVIDAADRVQKELGIELKYMIGTMIEIPRAALTAGEIAKEAEFFSFGTNDLTQMTFGFSRDDIAKFLPVYLENKILKEDPFMVLDQAGVGQLVKMGIERGRAANPKLKIGICGEHGGEPESVTFCHKVGMNYVSCSPYRVPIAKLAAAQAALS, translated from the coding sequence ATGACTGATAAGTATATCTACTCTTTCTCATCAGGTAAGGCGGATGGAGATGCTGCTATGAAGAATCTTCTGGGTGGAAAGGGAGCAAACTTGGCAGAGATGACCAATCTTGGAATTCCGGTTCCGGCAGGTTTTACAATCTCAACCCAGAGCTGCATCTACTATACAGAGCACAATGAGTGGCCTAGAGGATTAGAGGCTGAACTTAGACAGGCCATTAAGAATTTGGAAGAGGTAACAGCTAAGGGTTTTGGCGATAGAGAGAATCCGCTCCTTGTGTCTGTCAGGTCTGGTGCAAGGGTATCTATGCCTGGAATGATGGATACGATATTAAACCTTGGTTTAAATGATGATGCTGTTCAGGGCTTGATTAAGAAGACCGATAATCCAAGATTTGCTTACGATGCTTACAGAAGGTTTATCCAGATGTTTGGAAGTGTTGTCTTAGAGATTGAGCATAGTAAGTTTGAGAAGCTGATAGAGAAGAAGAAGGAAGATAAAGGTGCTGAGATTGATACAGATTTAAAGGCCGAAGATTTAAAAGAGCTGGTTGGAGAGTATAAAGCACTTGTTAAAGAGGAGACCGGTAAAGATTTCCCCGACGAAGCCTGGGATCAGCTTGTCGAGTCTACCAACGCCGTCTTTAAATCCTGGGGTAACAAACGTGCGAATACCTATCGTGAGCTGAATAAGATTCCGCATGATCTGGGAACAGCTGTAAATATACAGACAATGGTATTCGGTAATATGGGTGATACATCAGGTACCGGAGTTGCATTTACAAGAGACCCCTCAACGGGTGAGAGAGTCTATTACGGTGAGTTTCTTATCAATGCTCAGGGTGAGGATGTTGTTGCAGGTATCAGAACTCCTGAGCCTCTGGCAGACCTGGAGAGAGAGATGCCGGCAATCTATAAAGAGTTAACAGCTATCTTTGATAAACTTGAGACTCATTACAAGGATATGCAGGATCTTGAGTTTACAATAGAAGATAATACGTTATATCTCCTGCAGACCAGAACAGGTAAGCGTACTGCACTCTCTGCTGTAAATATTGCAGTAGATATGGTCAATGAAGGATTGATTGATGAGAGAGAGGCTATTATGAGAGTTATGCCTGAGCAGCTGGATAGACTTCTGCATCCTATGATAGACCCCAAAGAGAGTATTACCGTTATCGCTAAGGGTCTTCCGGCTTCTCCCGGTGCTGCAGTAGGTAAGGTTGTATTTGAATCTGATGATGCAATAGAGATGGCTAAAAACGGAGAGAAGGTAGTGCTTGTCCGTACTGAGACCTCACCTGAGGATATCGGCGGCATGGCCTCCGCTGAAGGAATCTTAACAGCAAGGGGCGGCATGACATCACATGCTGCTGTTGTAGGACGCGGCATGGGTAAGTGCTGTGTTGTAGGCTGTACCGCTATCTCCATAAATGAAGAAGAAGAGTATCTCTCGGTTGGAGAGCTGAAGATAGAGAGAGGCGATACCATCACTCTTAACGGTTCAACAGGCGATGTTATCCAGGGCAGAGTTAAATTGATTGAGCCTGAGGTCAGCGGTAATTTCAGGACTCTTATGGAGTGGGCCGATAAATATAAAACTTTAGGCGTTAGAACAAATGCTGACTCTCCCGGAGATGCTAAAGTTGCGCTTGATTTTGGAGCTGAAGGTATAGGTCTATGCCGTACGGAGCATATGTTTTTCGGTGAAGATAGAATCAAAGCAGTACGTAAGATGATACTTGCTGATAATAAAGAGGCAAGAGAAGAGTCGCTTTTAAAGCTTCTTCCGCTTCAGCAGGGTGACTTTAAAGGTATCTTTGAGGTTATGGACGGTCTACCTGTTACGATAAGGCTCCTTGACCCGCCTCTGCATGAGTTCCTGCCTCAGGGTGATGAAGATATTGAAAGAGTTGCAAATGATTTAGGAATTGAGAAGAGAGAGTTAAAGAGCAAGGTTGAACAGTTAAAAGAGTTTAACCCTATGCTTGGTCATAGAGGCTGCCGTCTGGGTATAACCTATCCTGAGATCTATAAGATGCAGGCAGAGGCGATATTTAAAGCTCAAGGTGAGGTGCAGAAGTCCGGTAAGAATGCTATAGTAGAGGTTATGATACCTCTTGTGGGAGATGTAAATGAGTTAAAAGGTTTAAAACAGGATGTAATTGATGCAGCAGATAGAGTTCAGAAAGAGCTTGGTATTGAGTTGAAGTATATGATCGGAACCATGATAGAGATCCCCAGAGCAGCTTTAACGGCGGGTGAGATAGCTAAAGAGGCTGAGTTCTTCAGCTTCGGGACGAATGACCTTACTCAGATGACATTCGGTTTCTCACGCGATGATATTGCAAAGTTCTTGCCCGTATACCTTGAGAATAAGATCTTAAAGGAAGATCCTTTTATGGTCTTAGACCAGGCTGGAGTCGGTCAGCTAGTCAAGATGGGAATAGAGAGGGGCAGAGCAGCGAATCCAAAGTTAAAGATTGGAATCTGCGGAGAGCATGGCGGTGAACCGGAGTCTGTTACGTTCTGTCATAAGGTTGGAATGAACTACGTCAGCTGTTCGCCCTATAGAGTTCCGATAGCGAAACTTGCTGCTGCACAAGCAGCACTTAGCTGA
- the ribE gene encoding 6,7-dimethyl-8-ribityllumazine synthase, whose translation MKEVKADLIAKGLKFGIVISRFNEFITSRLLSGAVDTLIAHGAEDKDIESYYCPGSFEIPGFVNQVAKKKKYNSIICLGAVIRGETPHFEYVASEVSKGIAKLNMDLNIPISFGIITSDSLEQAIERAGSKDGNKGREAALSAIEMANLYKKIK comes from the coding sequence ATGAAAGAAGTAAAAGCAGATCTAATAGCAAAAGGTTTAAAGTTCGGTATTGTCATCTCAAGGTTCAATGAGTTTATTACGTCAAGGCTTTTGAGCGGAGCAGTAGATACACTGATTGCCCACGGAGCAGAAGATAAGGATATAGAGAGTTACTACTGCCCGGGCTCTTTTGAGATTCCCGGTTTTGTCAATCAGGTTGCCAAGAAGAAAAAATATAACTCAATAATATGTCTCGGTGCTGTAATACGCGGTGAGACACCTCACTTTGAGTATGTTGCATCTGAGGTATCTAAAGGGATAGCCAAGCTGAATATGGATTTGAATATTCCTATAAGCTTTGGAATTATAACATCAGATAGTCTGGAGCAGGCTATAGAGAGGGCTGGTTCAAAAGACGGCAATAAAGGCCGAGAGGCTGCACTCTCAGCCATTGAGATGGCCAATCTTTATAAGAAGATTAAGTAG
- a CDS encoding adenine phosphoribosyltransferase produces MDLSSYIREVMDFPKEGIGFKDITTLLKDGKAFSSSVDALYDAVKDYEFDKIVAIESRGFIFGAALAYKMGVGFVPVRKEGKLPSDTVSVTYELEYGQDTLQMHSDALSPAERVLIIDDLLATGGTAAAAAEMVKKAGAEVALAAFLIELEFLEGREKLKDYPILSLIKY; encoded by the coding sequence GTGGATTTAAGTTCTTACATTAGAGAGGTAATGGATTTTCCAAAAGAGGGGATAGGTTTTAAAGATATAACCACTCTTCTTAAGGATGGCAAAGCTTTCTCTTCATCAGTTGATGCTCTATATGATGCAGTTAAGGATTATGAATTTGATAAGATAGTTGCTATTGAATCCAGAGGGTTTATCTTCGGTGCGGCATTGGCTTATAAGATGGGAGTTGGTTTTGTTCCGGTGCGTAAGGAAGGAAAGCTTCCCTCCGATACCGTTTCAGTTACTTATGAGCTTGAGTACGGTCAGGATACGCTTCAGATGCATAGCGATGCATTATCTCCCGCTGAGCGGGTATTAATAATAGATGACCTACTTGCTACAGGCGGTACCGCAGCTGCAGCAGCTGAGATGGTTAAAAAAGCAGGGGCAGAGGTAGCTCTGGCTGCATTTCTTATTGAGCTTGAGTTTTTAGAAGGCAGGGAGAAGTTAAAGGATTATCCTATCCTAAGTCTTATTAAGTATTGA
- a CDS encoding bifunctional 3,4-dihydroxy-2-butanone-4-phosphate synthase/GTP cyclohydrolase II → MAAEERNFSKIDDILKELSLGRVVIMVDDEGRENEGDFIMSASDVKPEDINFMATHGRGLICVPMESKRLDKLDLKPMRLSSEDKFKTAWAVSCDAASGITTGISAHDRAYTVGVLTAEDTEPEDLIKPGHVFPLRAKDGGVLVRAGHTEAAVDMMRLAGLYPAGVICEIMNQDGTMARVPELLKIAKKHNLKISTIKDLIEYRRKRERLIERVLVTEMPTSAGEFKLYLYNDRIDNGYHLALVMSKGDNEKPLDQEPVLVRVHSQCLTGDIFHSLRCDCGEQLHRAMDMIAKDGKGVILYMNQEGRGIGLVEKLKAYALQDNGLDTVEANEALGHGPDLREYGIGAQILADLGLKNIRLLTNNPRKIVGLKGYGLEIVERVSIEVEPNPSNARYLRTKKRKLGHDLKNV, encoded by the coding sequence ATGGCTGCAGAAGAACGTAATTTTAGTAAAATTGATGATATCTTAAAAGAGCTCTCTCTGGGCCGAGTTGTCATCATGGTTGATGATGAAGGCCGGGAGAATGAGGGTGATTTTATCATGTCGGCTTCAGATGTAAAGCCGGAGGATATTAACTTTATGGCTACTCACGGCAGGGGTCTGATCTGTGTTCCCATGGAAAGTAAGAGGCTGGATAAGCTGGATTTAAAGCCGATGCGTCTTTCATCAGAAGATAAGTTTAAGACTGCCTGGGCCGTCTCCTGCGATGCAGCCAGCGGTATCACAACTGGAATATCAGCTCATGATAGGGCATATACGGTCGGAGTCTTAACAGCTGAAGATACGGAACCTGAAGATTTAATCAAGCCCGGCCATGTATTTCCCCTAAGGGCAAAAGACGGAGGGGTTCTGGTTAGAGCTGGACATACAGAGGCTGCTGTTGACATGATGCGTCTGGCAGGTCTCTATCCGGCCGGGGTGATATGTGAGATTATGAATCAGGACGGGACTATGGCAAGAGTTCCGGAGCTGCTTAAGATAGCCAAGAAGCATAATCTTAAGATCTCAACTATAAAGGATTTAATAGAGTATAGAAGAAAGAGAGAGAGGCTGATTGAGAGAGTTCTTGTAACAGAGATGCCTACATCGGCCGGTGAGTTCAAGTTATATCTTTATAATGACAGAATAGATAATGGTTACCATCTTGCTCTTGTTATGTCTAAAGGGGATAACGAAAAACCTTTAGACCAAGAGCCGGTATTAGTCAGAGTCCACTCCCAATGTCTTACGGGTGATATCTTTCACTCTTTACGCTGCGACTGCGGAGAGCAGCTGCATAGAGCGATGGATATGATAGCCAAAGACGGCAAAGGTGTGATACTATATATGAATCAGGAAGGAAGAGGAATAGGACTTGTTGAGAAACTTAAGGCCTATGCTCTTCAGGATAATGGTTTAGATACAGTAGAAGCCAATGAAGCTTTGGGTCATGGGCCTGATCTGAGAGAGTACGGTATAGGCGCTCAAATCTTGGCCGACCTGGGTTTAAAAAATATAAGACTCCTTACAAATAATCCCCGCAAGATTGTGGGTTTAAAAGGTTATGGTCTTGAGATAGTAGAGAGAGTCTCTATTGAGGTAGAGCCCAATCCCTCAAACGCAAGGTATCTTAGGACAAAGAAGAGAAAGTTAGGACATGATTTAAAGAATGTGTAA
- a CDS encoding nucleotidyltransferase family protein, translating into MKENIEAIKQKIVPILQNYGVKKIALFGSSIRDEMEENSDIDILIDIKADISLLGFVGLKQKLEEVLGRKVDLVEYDTLKPILRERILKEQVVLL; encoded by the coding sequence ATGAAGGAGAATATTGAAGCAATAAAACAGAAAATTGTTCCTATTTTGCAAAATTACGGAGTTAAAAAAATAGCTCTTTTTGGCTCTTCTATTCGAGATGAGATGGAAGAGAACAGTGATATTGATATTCTAATAGATATTAAGGCAGATATTAGTCTGCTTGGCTTTGTAGGGCTTAAACAAAAACTTGAAGAAGTTTTAGGGCGGAAAGTAGATTTAGTAGAATATGATACTCTTAAACCTATTCTTAGAGAAAGGATTTTAAAAGAACAGGTAGTGCTATTATGA
- a CDS encoding glycine--tRNA ligase subunit alpha: protein MKKNTPTFEEIIARLNSFWSKQGCSLLQPYDMEVGAGTFHPATFFSSLDKNPRRFAYVQGSRRPTDGRYGDNPLRAGSYYQYQVILKPSPDNVRELYLKSLKAIGFNLDNYDLRFVEDDWESPTLGAWGLGWEVWLDSLEVTQFTYFQQVGGFNLDDITVEITYGLERLSIYLQDTLEISDLIWSSGVKYGDLHDVRERELCSYNFKFADIESYKKIYSLFEREADRLIKEGLLYPAYEMVLKLSHTFNILDARGALSVTERQNYITSIRKRAKGCARLYLKRQES from the coding sequence ATGAAGAAAAATACCCCTACTTTTGAGGAGATTATAGCCAGACTTAACTCTTTCTGGAGTAAGCAGGGATGTTCTCTGTTACAGCCTTACGATATGGAGGTTGGCGCAGGAACTTTCCACCCGGCTACTTTCTTTAGTTCTCTGGATAAAAATCCCAGGAGATTTGCCTATGTTCAAGGCTCCCGCAGGCCGACTGACGGAAGGTACGGTGATAACCCTTTAAGAGCGGGTTCTTATTACCAGTATCAGGTAATACTCAAGCCCTCGCCGGATAATGTCAGAGAGCTCTATCTAAAGAGCTTAAAGGCAATAGGTTTTAATCTAGATAATTATGATCTCAGATTTGTTGAGGATGACTGGGAGTCACCCACACTTGGTGCCTGGGGGCTTGGCTGGGAGGTCTGGCTGGACAGCCTTGAGGTTACTCAGTTTACCTACTTCCAGCAGGTCGGCGGGTTTAATTTAGATGATATAACAGTAGAGATAACATACGGGCTTGAGAGGCTCTCAATCTACTTGCAGGATACTCTGGAGATATCGGATTTAATCTGGTCCAGCGGTGTTAAATACGGTGATTTACATGACGTGCGCGAGAGAGAACTCTGCAGTTATAACTTTAAATTTGCCGATATAGAGAGCTACAAGAAGATATACTCTCTATTTGAAAGAGAGGCTGACAGGCTTATCAAAGAAGGCCTGCTCTATCCAGCCTATGAGATGGTATTAAAGCTGTCTCATACATTTAATATCCTGGATGCCAGAGGTGCGCTATCTGTAACAGAGCGTCAGAACTATATCACATCAATCAGGAAGAGGGCCAAGGGCTGCGCCAGGCTGTACCTAAAGAGGCAGGAGTCTTAA
- a CDS encoding RNA polymerase sigma factor RpoD/SigA — protein MSFDVLRDYFREIRKIPVLSFDEEKELVIRAQKGNENARVKLIRSNLRLVVKIARKYERYGMSLPDLIEEGNIGLMKALHRFNVELGYRFSTYASWWIRQHVIRALANQSRVVRIPVYMTELLYKMRKAQERLIQKYGRRPTDEELAKALKVKVSKIHRLKKVQYNASSLDRRISEDSDVEFIDLLQDDEIGAIDELVNLFEREEVEALLLFMDERSRDIIKLRFGLKSGIPKTLAEIARKFNITRERVRQIEKEVLVKMREIITSGKPLIRADIKKKEEAIESGKHKRSKSGKSSKTKKVKKSKHRTAKSKIKTKKTAKVKPKTVKKRVKAAKAKKVVKKSAKVKPKITKKRAIKKNLKVAKSKAKRRKR, from the coding sequence ATGAGCTTTGATGTATTAAGAGATTATTTTAGGGAGATAAGAAAGATTCCGGTTCTCTCTTTTGATGAAGAGAAGGAGCTGGTTATAAGAGCGCAGAAAGGGAACGAGAATGCGCGGGTTAAACTTATTAGAAGCAACCTGCGTCTTGTTGTTAAGATAGCCAGGAAGTATGAGAGATACGGCATGTCTTTACCCGACTTAATTGAAGAGGGTAATATCGGTCTTATGAAGGCATTGCACAGGTTCAATGTCGAGCTGGGCTACAGGTTCTCAACCTATGCATCCTGGTGGATAAGACAGCATGTCATAAGAGCTCTTGCCAATCAATCCAGGGTTGTCAGAATTCCGGTCTACATGACTGAACTTCTGTATAAGATGCGTAAAGCTCAGGAGAGGCTTATTCAAAAATACGGACGCAGGCCTACGGATGAAGAGCTCGCGAAGGCCTTAAAGGTTAAGGTCTCCAAGATCCATCGACTTAAGAAGGTTCAGTATAATGCCTCTTCACTTGATAGGCGCATAAGCGAAGACAGTGATGTTGAGTTTATCGATCTTCTGCAGGATGATGAGATAGGGGCGATAGATGAGCTTGTCAATCTCTTTGAGAGAGAGGAGGTTGAGGCGCTGCTCCTTTTTATGGATGAGCGCTCTAGAGATATTATTAAGCTGAGATTCGGTCTTAAAAGCGGGATTCCAAAGACATTGGCTGAGATAGCAAGAAAATTTAATATCACAAGAGAGCGCGTGAGGCAGATTGAGAAAGAGGTGCTGGTTAAGATGCGTGAGATTATAACCTCAGGTAAACCTCTTATAAGAGCAGATATAAAGAAAAAAGAAGAGGCTATAGAGAGCGGTAAACATAAGAGGTCTAAGTCCGGGAAGAGCTCTAAGACTAAGAAGGTTAAAAAGTCAAAACATAGGACCGCTAAGAGTAAAATCAAAACTAAAAAAACAGCTAAAGTAAAACCTAAGACTGTTAAAAAGAGAGTCAAGGCTGCTAAAGCTAAGAAGGTGGTTAAAAAATCAGCTAAGGTAAAACCTAAGATTACTAAGAAGAGAGCAATCAAGAAGAACCTTAAGGTGGCTAAGAGTAAAGCTAAAAGGAGAAAGAGATAG
- a CDS encoding DUF86 domain-containing protein, whose protein sequence is MKRDIRVYIEDILEAISKIEEYIKGLNSEDDFYNNTQVQDAVLRRLEIISEAVKSIPQEFRDQYLNIPWKQIAGMRDILIHE, encoded by the coding sequence ATGAAAAGAGATATCAGGGTATATATTGAAGATATTTTAGAGGCTATCTCAAAGATAGAAGAGTATATAAAGGGACTTAATAGTGAGGATGACTTTTACAATAATACCCAAGTTCAGGATGCTGTTTTAAGGCGGTTAGAAATTATTAGTGAAGCTGTTAAAAGTATTCCTCAAGAATTCCGAGATCAATATCTAAATATACCGTGGAAACAAATTGCTGGCATGCGAGACATACTTATTCATGAATAA
- a CDS encoding nucleotidyl transferase AbiEii/AbiGii toxin family protein, whose amino-acid sequence MITKEQLHSLAKENKISETVIFREYLQLLFLSELYSKKEATKIFFKGGTALHLIYGALRFSEDLDFTVELEEKDFIGFISDFLKSLSKKESINFKERKTITGKKFLLTVSPGILPYKSFVSLDFSFREKVIEPQKSFLHTAFPVLFSSYVYHFSKEEILAEKIRALLTRAKGRDMYDLWFLFNQGVKLNGDLIKEKLKYYNLLDIDNTEILEKIKGFSKKDFVLDMRPFLPLYQRDKLPDFFDYLIDFLKKKLS is encoded by the coding sequence ATGATAACTAAAGAACAGCTTCATTCTTTAGCTAAGGAAAATAAAATCAGTGAAACTGTTATCTTTCGAGAATATTTACAGCTACTTTTCTTAAGCGAATTATATTCTAAAAAAGAGGCTACTAAAATATTTTTTAAAGGTGGTACAGCTCTACATCTTATTTATGGAGCTTTGCGGTTTTCTGAAGATTTAGATTTTACAGTAGAATTAGAAGAAAAAGATTTTATAGGATTTATTTCAGATTTTTTAAAATCATTATCAAAAAAAGAGTCTATTAATTTTAAAGAGAGAAAGACTATTACTGGGAAGAAGTTCTTACTAACAGTTTCTCCTGGGATTTTGCCGTATAAATCCTTTGTTAGTTTAGATTTTTCTTTTAGGGAAAAAGTCATAGAGCCTCAAAAATCATTTCTTCATACTGCTTTTCCTGTTCTTTTTAGTTCTTATGTTTATCATTTTTCAAAAGAGGAGATTTTGGCTGAAAAAATCAGAGCTCTATTAACTAGGGCTAAGGGCAGGGATATGTACGACCTATGGTTTCTTTTTAATCAAGGGGTTAAGTTAAATGGGGATTTAATTAAGGAGAAATTAAAATATTATAATTTATTAGATATTGATAATACTGAGATATTAGAAAAGATTAAAGGATTTTCAAAGAAAGATTTTGTTTTAGATATGCGCCCGTTTTTACCTCTTTATCAGAGAGATAAGCTGCCTGATTTTTTTGATTACCTTATAGATTTTTTGAAAAAGAAATTAAGTTGA